One part of the Prunus persica cultivar Lovell chromosome G5, Prunus_persica_NCBIv2, whole genome shotgun sequence genome encodes these proteins:
- the LOC18777137 gene encoding phosphoglycerate mutase-like protein AT74H, translating into MAMAQFCFSASLCYNSCFPRNATLSLTLCKPLKNGVFSFNTIQCCTSQREAIEHSGNGLASFPEKHLHRKSATSTKAPPPRPRRIILVRHGQSEGNVDESVYTRVSDPKIGLTEKGLEDAEQCGKRIREMIEKDKVHNWKVYFYVSPYRRGVETLKGLGRAFERSRIAGMREEPRLREQDFGNFQDREKMRVEKAIRMLYGRFFYRFPNGESAADVYDRITGFRETLRADIDIGRFQPPGERNPNINLVIVSHGLTLRVFLMRWYKWTVEQFERLNNFGNGGVVVMERGYGGRYSLLVHHTEEELREFGLTDEMLSDQEWQKYAKPGELNYDCPTLNSFFSHFANNCGDENENKINSS; encoded by the exons ATGGCAATGGCTCAGTTTTGCTTCTCTGCTTCCTTGTGTTACAATTCTTGCTTCCCAAGAAATGCAactctttctctcacacttTGTAAGCCACTGAAAAATGGGGTCTTTAGCTTCAACACAATCCAATGTTGTACGAGCCAGAGGGAGGCCATTGAACATTCTGGTAATGGGTTGGCTAGTTTTCCTGAAAAGCACTTGCATAGGAAGTCAGCTACTAGTACTAAAGCACCCCCTCCTAGACCGCGCCGGATAATCTTGGTTCGACACGGGCAGAGTGAAGGAAATGTAGATGAGAGTGTTTATACAAGAGTTTCTGATCCAAAGATTGGACTGACAGAGAAAGGGTTGGAGGATGCTGAGCAATGTGGGAAGAGGATCAGGGAAATGATTGAGAAAGACAAAGTGCATAATTGGAAGGTCTACTTTTATGTGTCCCCTTATAGAAGGGGAGTTGAAACTCTAAAGGGTTTAGGAAGAGCATTTGAGCGCTCAAGAATTGCTGGCATGAGAGAGGAGCCTCGGCTAAGAGAGCAAGACTTCG GGAATTTTCAGGACAGGGAGAAGATGAGAGTAGAGAAAGCCATTCGAATGCTTTACGGTCGCTTCTTTTACCGGTTTCCTAATGGGGAATCTGCAGCGGATGTTTATGACAGGATTACAG GATTCAGAGAAACATTGAGAGCAGATATCGATATAGGTCGATTTCAGCCACCCGGGGAGAGAAATCCAAACATTAACTTGGTAATAGTTTCACATGGCCTAACACTGAGAGTGTTTCTCATGAGATGGTACAAATGGACAGTGGAGCAATTTGAGAGGCTGAATAACTTTGGCAATGGAGGAGTGGTTGTTATGGAAAGAGGTTATGGTGGaag GTACAGCTTGTTAGTGCACCACACAGAAGAAGAGCTAAGGGAATTTGGATTGACAGATGAAATGTTAAGTGATCAGGAATG GCAAAAATATGCAAAACCTGGGGAGCTGAACTATGATTGCCCAACACTAAATTCCTTCTTCTCGCACTTCGCCAACAATTGTGgtgatgaaaatgaaaacaaaatcaacagcAGCTAG
- the LOC18776411 gene encoding homeobox protein BEL1 homolog — MAGQLSEAKPRNMVSSSVGFCYSDVSSNPTIHQTQFTNQIQDFGSNPEIFNLTTGMEMIGFPKQNESNNNSAMWKAGFFGKPGNHQAGPSSSKTINESTSSDFYHHQPEFNNKQPDFSTGISETSSDHHQNLMVGPQHQDSSGAWQENRFLVDDSSLRCVFPCEGNERPSQGLSLSLSSTNPSNIGLQSFELRQTNQHQPHQQDQQDDDDEENDDHMRFISSASRDSVGLFGKPSANMQQQMNMMQDGFLGKATASSSLHPEGLFHLRNSKYLAPAQQLLNEFCSLGTKPSTDHHHPSKQKPHKNKLWEQEDNGTTSSSRNKQSNIYSLEFVELQKRKTRLLSMLEEVERRYKHYCDQMKAVVSSFETVAGAGAATVYSALAAKAMSRHFRSLKDGIVNQIQATRKAMGEKDPVAPGTTRGETPRLRILDQTLRQQRAFQQMNMMESHPWRPQRGLPERSVSVLRAWLFEHFLHPYPSDVDKHILARQTGLSRSQVSNWFINARVRLWKPMVEEMYLEETKERENNMNNMTSSDGITTDLGDSSRSGQNPLHTRPEDKKPTPDQLVRIDSECLSSIITNPEKNHDSRSSKSTLLNHHMHPQQSFGRVNESFGTMELDFSSYNHHQQHSGGTVSYANDHHHNPNQGFNGGGVSLTLGLQQHGGNGVSLAFSPASQSSLFYPRDHIEECQPVQYSLLDGEGQNTLPYRNLMGAQLLHDLAG, encoded by the exons ATGGCTGGACAACTGAGTGAAGCTAAACCAAGGAACATGGTCTCTTCTTCAGTTGGGTTCTGCTACTCTGATGTATCCAGCAACCCAACCATTCATCAAACCCAGTTCACCAATCAGATCCAAGACTTTGGCTCCAACCCAGAGATCTTCAACTTGACCACAGGAATGGAGATGATAGGTTTCCCAAAGCAGAATGAAAGTAACAACAACTCAGCTATGTGGAAAGCTGGCTTCTTTGGCAAACCAGGGAACCACCAAGCAGGCCCATCTTCTTCAAAGACAATCAATGAGTCAACAAGTTCTGATTTTTATCATCACCAGCCTGAATTTAACAACAAGCAACCTGATTTCTCAACTGGGATTTCAGAAACAAGTAGTGATCATCATCAGAATCTAATGGTAGGACCTCAACATCAAGACTCCTCTGGGGCTTGGCAAGAGAATAGGTTCCTTGTTGATGATTCTTCTCTGAGGTGTGTATTTCCATGTGAAGGAAATGagaggccaagccaaggcctTTCACTCTCCCTTAGCTCAACCAATCCCTCTAATATTGGGTTGCAGTCCTTTGAACTGAGGCAGACCAATCAGCATCAACCACATCAGCAAGACCaacaagatgatgatgatgaagaaaatgatgatcACATGAGGTTTATTTCTTCTGCTTCAAGAGATAGTGTTGGGCTTTTTGGAAAACCATCAGCAAATATGCAGCAGCAGATGAATATGATGCAAGATGGGTTTTTGGGAAAAGCTACAGCTTCTTCAAGTCTTCATCCTGAAGGGCTGTTCCATCTCAGAAACTCAAAGTACTTGGCTCCTGCTCAGCAACTTCTCAATGAGTTTTGTAGCCTTGGAACCAAGCCAAGTACTGATCACCACCATCCATCAAAGCAAAAGCCCCACAAAAACAAGCTGTGGGAACAAGAAGACAATGGCACTACTAGTTCttcaagaaacaaacaatCCAATATTTACTCCCTTGAATTTGTGGAGTTGCAGAAGAGAAAAACCAGACTGCTTTCAATGCTAGAAGAG GTGGAGAGAAGATACAAGCACTACTGTGATCAAATGAAGGCAGTGGTCTCGTCCTTTGAAACTGTGGCTGGTGCTGGGGCTGCCACAGTGTACTCAGCCTTGGCTGCAAAGGCCATGTCACGACATTTCAGGAGCTTGAAAGATGGGATTGTGAATCAGATTCAGGCCACAAGAAAAGCCATGGGAGAGAAGGATCCAGTGGCTCCAGGCACAACAAGAGGTGAAACACCAAGGCTTAGGATTCTTGATCAAACACTTAGACAGCAGAGAGCTTTCCAGCAGATGAACATGATGGAGAGTCATCCATGGAGACCTCAACGTGGCCTTCCTGAGAGATCAGTCTCTGTTCTTCGAGCTTGGCTCTTTGAACACTTTCTTCACcc GTACCCAAGCGATGTTGATAAACATATCTTAGCCCGCCAAACGGGTCTCTCAAGAAGCCAG GTCTCCAATTGGTTCATTAATGCAAGAGTTAGGCTATGGAAGCCCATGGTTGAAGAAATGTACTTGGAAGAAACAAAGGAGCGTGAAAACAACATGAACAACATGACCTCCTCAGATGGGATCACAACAGACCTAGGGGACAGCAGCCGATCGGGTCAAAACCCGCTTCACACCAGACCAGAGGATAAAAAACCCACGCCCGACCAGCTCGTCCGAATAGACTCCGAGTGCCTCTCCTCCATCatcacaaacccagaaaaaaacCATGACTCCAGAAGCAGCAAAAGCACCCTCTTAAACCACCACATGCACCCACAACAAAGTTTTGGGAGGGTAAATGAGTCATTTGGGACAATGGAGCTGGATTTTTCATCCTACAATCACCATCAGCAACACTCTGGAGGGACAGTTTCTTATGCCAATGATCATCATCACAACCCAAATCAGGGTTTCAATGGTGGAGGCGTGTCGTTGACATTAGGGTTGCAACAGCATGGTGGGAATGGAGTGAGCTTAGCATTCTCTCCTGCCTCACAGAGCTCTCTATTTTACCCTAGAGATCACATTGAAGAATGCCAACCAGTTCAATACTCTCTCTTAGATGGGGAAGGCCAGAATACTTTGCCCTACAGAAATTTGATGGGGGCACAGTTGCTACATGACTTGGCTGGATAG
- the LOC18776543 gene encoding BTB/POZ domain-containing protein At1g63850, with amino-acid sequence MAAAATTTTSTTTHLKSQTNPTKPKRRRCRQTHLSSSPAPPPNPTRKLDPPTIVSPESSWCCFALKDSKPFSVQPRPQQPINPNHKSDPVQACPSGPSPSSSPSSFRIRFAPGSRSPVMDFSPALTNGHSGQNDSFNSSFTRFNSMLTAGLLNPMSPPPQPDKTTRSSPTLFEMMANEPEMAQPKPQIHQNGVGSGSGRKTHVGLVQDKQALMMQRVSDLLLGSRSPGNQFNDPSSSDIKLTLSAKDGFSVSMNVHRQILVAHSRFFAVKLSDRWVKQQRTTSSSSPYNVEIADCDDVEVYIEALRLMYCKDLRKRLMKEDVPKVLGILKVSAAIGFDAGVLSCLEYLEAAPWAEDEEEKVASLMFELRLEGVGAGEVLKRVSVEVANGTEEGNDNEEVLLKLLHVVLEGKDEKARREMKGLVSKMLRENSSHNDLRKESLYSACDGCLQLLRHHFSRAAESDLQDVGQIARQADNLHWILDILIDRQIAEDFLKTWASQTELSEAHSKVAAVYRYEVSRVTARLFVGLGKGQLLVSKDVRFLLLRTWLVPFYDDFAWMRRASKGLDRHSIEDGLSNTILTLPLAWQQEILLAWFNRFLNSGEDCPNIQRGFEVWWRRAFWRRNGEQERSRPLRITTATIENS; translated from the exons atgGCAGCTGCAGCCACCACAACTACTAGTACCACTACTCATCTCAAGTCTCAAACAAACCCAACTAAACCCAAACGCCGCAGGTGCCGCCAGACTCATCTCTCTTCCTCACCAGCACCTCCTCCCAACCCGACCCGAAAACTCGACCCGCCCACCATTGTCTCCCCAGAGAGCTCCTGGTGCTGTTTTGCCTTAAAAGACTCGAAACCCTTCTCTGTCCAGCCACGCCCGCAACAACCCATTAACCCGAATCACAAATCCGACCCGGTTCAGGCTTGCCCATCTGGGccatctccttcttcttcgcCATCCTCGTTCCGGATCCGATTCGCGCCGGGCAGTCGCTCTCCGGTCATGGACTTCAGCCCCGCGTTGACTAATGGGCACTCGGGTCAAAATGACTCGTTTAATTCCAGCTTCACCAGATTTAATAGCATGCTCACGGCCGGGTTGTTGAACCCGATGTCGCCGCCGCCGCAGCCCGATAAGACGACCCGGTCCAGCCCGACCCTTTTCGAAATGATGGCCAACGAGCCCGAAATGGCCCAACCCAAGCCCCAGATCCACCAGAATGGCGTCGGTTCGGGAAGCGGGCGCAAAACCCATGTGGGTTTGGTCCAGGATAAGCAGGCGTTGATGATGCAGAGGGTTTCTGATCTCTTGCTGGGGTCTCGGAGCCCCGGGAACCAGTTCAACGACCCGTCGAGCAGTGACATTAAGCTCACGTTGAGTGCCAAAGACGGGTTCAGCGTGTCGATGAATGTGCACCGTCAGATTCTCGTTGCGCACAGTCGGTTCTTCGCGGTGAAGCTCTCGGATAGGTGGGTCAAGCAGCAGAGAACGACGTCATCCTCGTCGCCGTACAATGTGGAGATTGCGGATTGTGATGACGTGGAGGTTTATATCGAGGCTTTGAGGTTGATGTATTGTAAGGATCTGAGGAAGAGGTTGATGAAGGAGGATGTTCCAAAAGTGCTTGGCATTTTGAAG GTTTCGGCCGCAATTGGGTTCGATGCGGGTGTTTTATCTTGTTTGGAGTACTTAGAAGCTGCCCCATGGGCTGAGGATGAAGAGGAGAAGGTGGCATCACTGATGTTTGAGCTCCGTCTTGAAGGCGTTGGAGCTGGGGAAGTACTGAAGAGGGTCTCTGTGGAAGTTGCTAATGGAACTGAAGAGGGTAATGACAATGAAGAAGTTCTTTTAAAGCTTCTGCATGTGGTTCTTGAAGGAAAAGATGAGAAGGCAAGGCGTGAGATGAAAGGATTGGTGTCAAAGATGCTTCGTGAGAATTCATCTCATAATGATCTCCGAAAAGAGTCCTTGTACTCAGCTTGTGATGGGTGTTTGCAATTGCTTCGCCACCATTTTTCTCGGGCAGCAGAGTCAGACTTGCAAGATGTGGGGCAGATTGCAAGGCAAGCTGATAATTTGCATTGGATTTTGGATATTTTGATTGACAGACAGATTGCTGAGGATTTCTTAAAAACATGGGCATCTCAAACTGAATTATCTGAGGCACATTCCAAAGTGGCTGCAGTTTATAGGTACGAAGTTAGCAGAGTTACTGCTCGTCTCTTTGTTGGGCTTGGGAAGGGGCAGCTATTGGTTTCCAAGGATGTGAGGTTCTTGCTTTTACGTACTTGGTTGGTGCCATTTTATGATGATTTTGCATGGATGAGGAGGGCGTCAAAAGGCCTGGATAGGCACTCAATCGAGGATGGTCTAAGCAACACAATTCTTACCCTGCCTTTAGCATGGCAACAGGAAATTTTGCTGGCTTGGTTTAATCGGTTCTTGAACTCGGGCGAAGATTGCCCAAATATACAAAGAGGATTCGAAGTTTGGTGGAGGCGAGCCTTTTGGAGGCGGAATGGTGAGCAGGAAAGGTCACGGCCATTACGAATTACAACTGCAACCATTGAGAACTCATAG